The following coding sequences lie in one Arabidopsis thaliana chromosome 3, partial sequence genomic window:
- the ZFN1 gene encoding zinc finger protein 1 (zinc finger protein 1 (ZFN1); CONTAINS InterPro DOMAIN/s: Zinc finger, CCCH-type (InterPro:IPR000571); BEST Arabidopsis thaliana protein match is: zinc finger nuclease 3 (TAIR:AT5G16540.1); Has 1325 Blast hits to 706 proteins in 142 species: Archae - 0; Bacteria - 0; Metazoa - 216; Fungi - 147; Plants - 868; Viruses - 0; Other Eukaryotes - 94 (source: NCBI BLink).), producing MDFNAGVPMSSLSPLMNQDAMWQMNLSSDETMETGSYPERPGEPDCSYYIRTGLCRFGSTCRFNHPRDRELVIATARMRGEYPERIGQPECEYYLKTGTCKFGVTCKFHHPRNKAGIAGRVSLNMLGYPLRSNEVDCAYFLRTGHCKFGGTCKFNHPQPQPTNMMVPTSGQQSYPWSRASFIASPRWQDPSSYASLIMPQGVVPVQGWNPYSGQLGSVSPSGTGNDQNYRNLQQNETIESGSQSQGSFSGYNPGSSVPLGGYYALPRENVFPERPGQPECQFYMKTGDCKFGTVCKFHHPRDRQAPPPDCLLSSIGLPLRPGEPLCVFYTRYGICKFGPSCKFDHPMRVFTYDNTASETDEVVETSTGKSRRLSVSETRQAATTSSGKDTTIDNTQQ from the exons ATGGATTTTAATGCCGGAGTTCCCATGTCTTCTCTTTCACCTTTGATGAATCAAG ATGCAATGTGGCAAATGAATTTGAGTTCAGATGAAACAATGGAAACTGGTTCTTACCCTGAACGACCAGGAGAGCCTGATTGTTCTTATTACATAAGAACTGGTCTTTGTAGATTTGGCTCTACTTGTCGGTTCAACCATCCTCGTGATCGGGAACTG GTTATAGCTACTGCAAGGATGAGAGGAGAATACCCTGAAAGGATTGGTCAGCCTGAATGCGAG TACTATTTGAAGACAGGAACCTGCAAGTTTGGAGTAACATGTAAGTTTCATCATCCAAGGAACAAAGCTGGGATTGCTGGAAGAGTCTCTCTCAATATGTTAGGCTATCCTCTACGCTCG AATGAGGTTGATTGTGCTTATTTCCTAAGAACCGGACACTGTAAATTTGGTGGTACTTGTAAATTCAACCACCCTCAGCCTCAACCAACCAACATGATGGTTCCTACCTCAGGGCAACAGTCTTATCCTTGGTCAAGAGCTTCTTTTATTGCCAGCCCTCGTTGGCAAGATCCGTCTAGCTACGCTTCCTTAATCATGCCTCAAGGAGTTGTCCCGGTTCAAGGATGGAACCCTTACAGT GGTCAGCTCGGCTCAGTTTCTCCTTCAGGTACCGGAAATGATCAAAACTACAGAAATTTACAGCAGAACGAGACAATAGAGTCAGGCTCTCAGTCTCAAGGATCATTCTCGGGTTACAATCCGGGATCCTCTGTTCCGCTAGGAGGGTATTATGCATTGCCGAGGGAAAATGTGTTCCCGGAGAGACCAGGACAACCCGAATGCCAATTCTACATGAAGACAGGTGACTGCAAATTTGGCACAGTTTGCAAATTTCACCATCCTAGAGACAGACAAGCTCCTCCTCCTGATTGTCTCTTAAGCTCCATTGGCCTCCCCTTACGCCCG GGAGAACCGTTGTGTGTGTTCTATACACGCTATGGAATCTGCAAATTTGGTCCAAGCTGTAAATTTGATCACCCAATGCGAGTATTCACATACGACAACACAGCTTCAGAGACAGATGAGGTAGTGGAAACATCAACAGGGAAATCTAGAAGACTCTCTGTGTCTGAAACAAGACAAGCAGCAACAACATCCTCTGGTAAAGACACTACCATTGATAATACACAGcagtga
- the ZFN1 gene encoding zinc finger protein 1, producing MWQMNLSSDETMETGSYPERPGEPDCSYYIRTGLCRFGSTCRFNHPRDRELVIATARMRGEYPERIGQPECEYYLKTGTCKFGVTCKFHHPRNKAGIAGRVSLNMLGYPLRSNEVDCAYFLRTGHCKFGGTCKFNHPQPQPTNMMVPTSGQQSYPWSRASFIASPRWQDPSSYASLIMPQGVVPVQGWNPYSGQLGSVSPSGTGNDQNYRNLQQNETIESGSQSQGSFSGYNPGSSVPLGGYYALPRENVFPERPGQPECQFYMKTGDCKFGTVCKFHHPRDRQAPPPDCLLSSIGLPLRPGEPLCVFYTRYGICKFGPSCKFDHPMRVFTYDNTASETDEVVETSTGKSRRLSVSETRQAATTSSGKDTTIDNTQQ from the exons ATGTGGCAAATGAATTTGAGTTCAGATGAAACAATGGAAACTGGTTCTTACCCTGAACGACCAGGAGAGCCTGATTGTTCTTATTACATAAGAACTGGTCTTTGTAGATTTGGCTCTACTTGTCGGTTCAACCATCCTCGTGATCGGGAACTG GTTATAGCTACTGCAAGGATGAGAGGAGAATACCCTGAAAGGATTGGTCAGCCTGAATGCGAG TACTATTTGAAGACAGGAACCTGCAAGTTTGGAGTAACATGTAAGTTTCATCATCCAAGGAACAAAGCTGGGATTGCTGGAAGAGTCTCTCTCAATATGTTAGGCTATCCTCTACGCTCG AATGAGGTTGATTGTGCTTATTTCCTAAGAACCGGACACTGTAAATTTGGTGGTACTTGTAAATTCAACCACCCTCAGCCTCAACCAACCAACATGATGGTTCCTACCTCAGGGCAACAGTCTTATCCTTGGTCAAGAGCTTCTTTTATTGCCAGCCCTCGTTGGCAAGATCCGTCTAGCTACGCTTCCTTAATCATGCCTCAAGGAGTTGTCCCGGTTCAAGGATGGAACCCTTACAGT GGTCAGCTCGGCTCAGTTTCTCCTTCAGGTACCGGAAATGATCAAAACTACAGAAATTTACAGCAGAACGAGACAATAGAGTCAGGCTCTCAGTCTCAAGGATCATTCTCGGGTTACAATCCGGGATCCTCTGTTCCGCTAGGAGGGTATTATGCATTGCCGAGGGAAAATGTGTTCCCGGAGAGACCAGGACAACCCGAATGCCAATTCTACATGAAGACAGGTGACTGCAAATTTGGCACAGTTTGCAAATTTCACCATCCTAGAGACAGACAAGCTCCTCCTCCTGATTGTCTCTTAAGCTCCATTGGCCTCCCCTTACGCCCG GGAGAACCGTTGTGTGTGTTCTATACACGCTATGGAATCTGCAAATTTGGTCCAAGCTGTAAATTTGATCACCCAATGCGAGTATTCACATACGACAACACAGCTTCAGAGACAGATGAGGTAGTGGAAACATCAACAGGGAAATCTAGAAGACTCTCTGTGTCTGAAACAAGACAAGCAGCAACAACATCCTCTGGTAAAGACACTACCATTGATAATACACAGcagtga
- a CDS encoding ARM repeat superfamily protein (ARM repeat superfamily protein; FUNCTIONS IN: binding; INVOLVED IN: response to other organism, response to ozone; EXPRESSED IN: 16 plant structures; EXPRESSED DURING: 8 growth stages; CONTAINS InterPro DOMAIN/s: Armadillo-like helical (InterPro:IPR011989), Armadillo-type fold (InterPro:IPR016024); BEST Arabidopsis thaliana protein match is: ARM repeat superfamily protein (TAIR:AT5G37490.1); Has 423 Blast hits to 423 proteins in 24 species: Archae - 0; Bacteria - 0; Metazoa - 0; Fungi - 0; Plants - 422; Viruses - 0; Other Eukaryotes - 1 (source: NCBI BLink).), with protein sequence MVLPWRSRGGVAKRRNQLISGDISVVETKIPVQLRSPSRIERIQSPRVLLTPRDAVEISRRLQNAAAREEYAECLEIVSKIKNLGRGGDTNKKCLVQNGSVLALSSCFERFAAARDGHMRLLEEILFVLSSWLPLNRSEGFNKMGSTASLNCLVRFLNGKDAKTRQNAAFCIREVIAVDKRYVYALTDVEGACEGLVKIIRDSVSTSSTKASLMVIYRAISSNDKITEKFVKLGLVELITEMMVNNAEKSVCERSLVVLNATCDNEQGKEDVLRNALIVPLLVKKILRVSDLATQCSVSILWKLWKNKKDGECDDRLLVEALQVGAFEKLLVLLQVGCEDKTKEKASELLRNLNRCRNEIEKTNCVDSSMHLKNVKKSF encoded by the coding sequence ATGGTGTTACCTTGGAGATCAAGAGGAGGAGTAGCAAAGAGACGTAATCAATTGATTTCCGGCGATATCTCCGTCGTGGAAACCAAGATTCCAGTTCAACTCCGATCGCCATCAAGGATAGAGCGGATTCAGTCACCGCGCGTGCTGTTGACGCCGCGTGATGCGGTGGAGATAAGTCGGAGATTGCAAAACGCAGCGGCGCGTGAGGAGTATGCCGAGTGTTTGGAGATTGTGAGCAAAATCAAGAACTTGGGAAGAGGAGGGGACACGAACAAGAAGTGTTTGGTCCAAAACGGAAGCGTTTTGgctttgtcttcttgttttgaaaGATTCGCGGCGGCGCGTGATGGACACATGCGTTTATTGGAGGAAATCTTGTTTGTTCTATCATCTTGGTTGCCTCTGAATCGATCAGAAGGTTTCAACAAGATGGGATCAACGGCTTCTCTTAACTGTCTCGTACGGTTCTTGAACGGTAAGGACGCTAAAACGAGACAAAACGCTGCGTTTTGCATCAGAGAGGTTATTGCAGTAGACAAGAGGTATGTGTACGCGTTAACAGATGTGGAAGGAGCTTGTGAAGGATTAGTTAAGATCATCAGAGACTCTGTTTCGACTAGCTCCACGAAAGCATCTTTAATGGTGATTTATAGAGCGATTTCTTCTAACGACAAGATCACTGAAAAATTTGTGAAACTGGGTTTGGTTGAGTTGATCACAGAGATGATGGTGAACAATGCCGAAAAGAGCGTTTGCGAGAGATCTCTAGTTGTTTTAAACGCTACATGCGATAACGAGCAAGGCAAAGAAGATGTTCTTAGAAACGCTTTGATCGTTCCTCTTctggtgaagaagattcttaGAGTTTCGGATCTCGCGACACAATGTTCGGTTTCGATACTTTGGAAGCTATGGAAGAATAAGAAAGACGGAGAATGTGATGATCGTTTGTTAGTTGAAGCTCTTCAAGTTGGTGCCTTTGAGAAACTCTTAGTGCTCTTACAAGTCGGGTGCGAGGATAAGACGAAGGAGAAAGCGAGCGAGCTCTTGCGGAATTTAAACCGTTGTAGAAACGAGATCGAGAAGACAAATTGTGTCGATTCTTCAATGCATTTGAAGAATGTGAAGAAATCATTTTag